A single window of Leclercia adecarboxylata DNA harbors:
- a CDS encoding patatin family protein, which yields MGQRIPVTLGNIAPLALKPFRPGQIALVCEGGGQRGIFTAGVLDEFMRAQFNPFDLYFGTSAGAQNLSAYVCNQPGYARKVIMRYTTSRDFFDPLRFVRGGNLIDLDWLLDATASQMPLAMDTASRLFDTGKALWMCACRGDDYSASYFSPQKENWLDILRASSAIPGFYRTGAALDGIAYLDGGVSDAIPVQEAARRGAQTIVVIRTVPSQMYYTPQWFKRMERWLGDSSLQPMLNLVAHHEASYHTIQRFIEKPPGKLRIFEIYPPRPLNSMALGSRIPALRDDYKTGRLCGRYFLATVGKLLAERPPLRRHQQLITPAPVVVPPASVANDVVTTPLVIAPEANDTLFDNEDLA from the coding sequence GTGGGGCAGCGAATTCCGGTAACGCTCGGCAACATTGCGCCGCTGGCGCTTAAACCTTTTCGACCAGGCCAGATTGCCCTGGTGTGTGAGGGCGGCGGACAGCGAGGGATCTTCACGGCTGGCGTGCTGGACGAATTTATGCGCGCGCAGTTTAATCCATTCGACCTCTATTTCGGCACCTCCGCCGGGGCGCAGAATCTCTCGGCCTACGTCTGCAATCAGCCGGGTTACGCCCGCAAAGTGATCATGCGCTACACCACTTCCCGCGATTTCTTCGATCCGCTGCGCTTTGTGCGCGGCGGAAATCTTATCGATCTCGACTGGCTGCTGGATGCTACCGCCAGTCAAATGCCGCTGGCGATGGACACCGCCTCGCGCCTGTTCGATACCGGAAAAGCTCTCTGGATGTGCGCCTGTCGCGGCGACGATTACTCGGCCAGCTATTTCTCCCCACAAAAAGAGAACTGGCTGGACATCCTTCGCGCCTCCAGCGCCATCCCCGGTTTCTACCGCACCGGCGCGGCGCTGGACGGCATCGCCTATCTGGACGGCGGGGTGAGCGACGCGATCCCGGTGCAGGAGGCGGCCCGACGCGGGGCCCAGACCATCGTGGTGATCCGCACCGTGCCATCGCAAATGTACTATACGCCGCAGTGGTTTAAGCGGATGGAGCGCTGGCTGGGCGACAGCAGCCTGCAACCGATGCTGAACCTGGTTGCACACCATGAGGCCAGCTACCACACCATCCAGCGCTTTATCGAGAAGCCGCCGGGCAAGCTCAGGATCTTTGAAATTTATCCCCCACGCCCGCTCAACAGCATGGCGCTGGGCAGCCGCATACCCGCCCTGCGGGACGACTACAAAACCGGGCGCCTGTGCGGGCGCTATTTCCTGGCCACGGTGGGCAAGCTGCTGGCCGAACGCCCGCCGCTGCGCCGCCATCAGCAGCTCATCACTCCCGCCCCGGTGGTGGTTCCCCCGGCGAGCGTGGCCAACGACGTGGTCACCACGCCGCTGGTGATTGCGCCTGAGGCCAATGACACCCTGTTTGATAACGAGGATCTGGCGTGA
- a CDS encoding metal-dependent hydrolase, giving the protein MTYRFIDTHCHFDFPPFTDDEPASIQRAADAGVTAIVVPAIDVASIDRVLRLGARFPALYMALGLHPIVIESHRDEHLDQLEAILAARPERLVAVGEIGLDLYREDPHFERQEAILDAQLKLAKRYDLPVILHSRRTHDKLAMHLKRQDLPRTGVVHGFAGSLQQAQRFVEMGYKIGVGGTITYPRASKTRDVMAQLPLSALLLETDAPDMPLNGFQGQPNRPEQAARVFATLCELRDEPADEIAEALLNNTRTLFDLPL; this is encoded by the coding sequence GTGACTTACCGCTTTATCGATACCCATTGCCACTTTGATTTTCCTCCTTTTACCGACGATGAACCCGCCAGCATTCAGCGTGCCGCCGACGCGGGGGTAACGGCGATTGTGGTGCCGGCCATTGATGTGGCGAGCATCGATCGCGTTCTGCGTCTCGGTGCGCGCTTTCCTGCGCTCTATATGGCGCTGGGCCTGCATCCGATTGTGATCGAATCTCATCGCGACGAGCATCTTGACCAGCTGGAAGCGATCCTGGCGGCGCGACCGGAGAGGCTGGTGGCGGTGGGGGAGATCGGCCTCGATCTTTATCGGGAGGATCCCCACTTCGAACGTCAGGAGGCGATCCTCGACGCGCAGCTGAAGCTGGCGAAACGCTACGATCTGCCGGTGATCCTCCATTCCCGACGCACCCATGACAAACTGGCGATGCACCTTAAGCGCCAGGATCTGCCGCGCACCGGGGTGGTACACGGCTTTGCCGGCAGCCTGCAGCAGGCGCAGCGCTTTGTGGAGATGGGGTATAAAATTGGCGTTGGCGGCACCATCACCTATCCCCGGGCCAGTAAAACCCGGGATGTGATGGCGCAATTACCGCTTTCCGCCCTGCTGCTTGAAACGGATGCCCCCGACATGCCCCTCAACGGTTTTCAGGGCCAGCCTAACCGCCCTGAGCAGGCGGCGCGGGTGTTTGCCACCTTGTGCGAACTGCGTGACGAGCCCGCGGATGAGATCGCGGAGGCGTTGTTGAATAACACCCGCACGCTGTTCGATCTGCCGTTATAA
- a CDS encoding YjjW family glycine radical enzyme activase, whose translation MNNRCALVSKVIPFSCVDGPGSRLALFLQGCNLRCKTCHNPWTIGRCNDCAACVPHCPHDALNIQAGRVWWDDAHCQQCDTCLQMCPQQATPMALRLSVEEVMEQVRKVSPFISGITVSGGEATTQLPFLVALFTALKADPQLQHLSCLVDSNGLLSETGWQKLLPVFDGAMLDLKAWDNEHHRYLTGRDNTVIKHSIRWLAAHNRLSELRLLAIPEHSDYLTHRRELAAFIRRLGDVPVRINAFHAHGVYGEARHWRSATAEDVEPLAGVLERERIRVIRPALYL comes from the coding sequence ATGAACAACAGATGCGCTTTAGTCAGTAAGGTTATCCCGTTCTCCTGCGTCGACGGGCCCGGCAGTCGCCTGGCCCTGTTTCTGCAGGGCTGTAACCTGCGCTGCAAAACCTGCCACAATCCGTGGACGATAGGACGATGCAACGACTGCGCCGCCTGCGTACCGCACTGCCCGCATGACGCACTGAACATTCAGGCCGGTCGGGTCTGGTGGGATGATGCGCATTGCCAGCAGTGCGACACCTGCCTGCAGATGTGCCCGCAACAGGCGACGCCCATGGCGCTGCGTTTAAGCGTGGAGGAGGTGATGGAGCAGGTCCGCAAGGTGTCGCCCTTTATCTCCGGCATCACCGTCAGCGGCGGGGAAGCTACCACCCAGCTGCCGTTTCTGGTGGCGCTGTTTACTGCCCTGAAAGCCGATCCGCAGCTACAGCATTTGTCCTGTCTGGTAGACAGCAACGGCCTGTTAAGCGAAACCGGCTGGCAAAAACTGCTCCCGGTATTTGACGGGGCGATGCTGGATCTCAAGGCCTGGGACAATGAACATCACCGCTATCTGACCGGGCGCGACAACACCGTCATCAAGCACAGCATCCGCTGGCTGGCCGCCCACAACCGGCTGAGCGAGCTGCGTCTGCTGGCGATCCCGGAGCACAGCGATTATCTGACGCACCGCCGGGAACTGGCCGCTTTTATCCGCCGGTTAGGGGACGTGCCCGTCCGGATCAACGCCTTTCATGCGCACGGCGTCTACGGTGAAGCCCGGCACTGGCGGAGCGCCACGGCAGAGGATGTCGAACCGCTGGCCGGGGTGCTGGAGCGGGAGCGGATCAGGGTGATCCGCCCGGCGCTCTACTTATAA
- a CDS encoding YjjI family glycine radical enzyme: MSPSSPDALQQRCQKIVTSPVLSPEQKRHFLALEAENNLPYPTLPPEARQALEAGFICDMFEGHAPYKPRYVLPDYALFLKQGSEWLELEGAQDLDDALSLLTILYHHVPSVTGMPVFLGHLDSLLQPYVRILTQEEIDIRIKRFWRYLDRTLPDAFVHANIGPADGPVTRAILRADAELKQVSPNLTFIYDPAITPDDLLLEVASNICECSKPHIANGPINDKIFTKNGFGVVSCYNTLPLAGGGSTLVRLNLKAIADRSDTLEDFFTRTLPHYCQQQIAIIDARCDVLYQQSGFFENSFLVKEGLIDPDRFVPMFGMYGLAEAVNVLCEKAGMKGRYGKDDRANALGYRISEQLAAFVENTPVRHGWKQRALLHAQSGISSDVGTTPGARLPYGEEPDPISHLLAVAPHHRHYHAGISDILTLDETIKRNPQAVVELCLGAFRAGMREFSANISGNDLVRVTGYMVRLSDLEKYRAEGSRTNTTWLGEEAARNTRILERQPRVISHEQQMRFSQ, translated from the coding sequence ATGTCCCCATCCAGCCCCGATGCCCTGCAACAACGTTGCCAGAAAATTGTGACAAGCCCGGTGTTAAGCCCCGAACAAAAACGCCACTTTCTGGCGCTGGAGGCGGAAAACAACCTGCCTTATCCGACGCTTCCCCCTGAAGCGCGTCAGGCGCTGGAGGCGGGATTTATCTGCGATATGTTTGAGGGCCACGCACCGTACAAGCCGCGCTATGTGTTACCCGACTATGCGCTGTTCCTGAAACAGGGCTCGGAGTGGCTGGAGCTGGAAGGGGCGCAGGATCTGGACGATGCCCTGTCGCTGTTAACCATCCTCTACCACCATGTTCCGTCCGTGACCGGCATGCCGGTGTTCCTTGGCCATCTCGATTCGCTGTTGCAGCCGTATGTTAGAATTCTAACACAAGAAGAAATCGATATTCGAATAAAACGTTTCTGGCGCTATCTCGACCGCACCTTGCCGGATGCCTTCGTGCATGCCAATATTGGCCCGGCCGACGGCCCGGTGACGCGCGCCATTTTGCGCGCCGATGCAGAGCTTAAGCAGGTTTCCCCCAATCTGACCTTTATTTATGACCCGGCGATCACCCCGGACGATCTGCTGCTGGAGGTAGCCAGCAACATCTGCGAATGCAGCAAGCCCCATATCGCCAACGGGCCGATAAATGATAAAATTTTCACAAAAAATGGCTTTGGCGTGGTCAGCTGTTACAACACCCTGCCGCTGGCGGGCGGAGGCAGCACTCTGGTGCGCCTCAACCTGAAAGCCATCGCCGATCGGAGCGATACCCTGGAGGATTTCTTCACCCGCACGCTGCCGCACTACTGCCAGCAGCAGATCGCCATCATCGATGCCCGCTGCGACGTCCTGTACCAACAATCCGGCTTCTTTGAGAATAGCTTCCTGGTTAAGGAAGGGTTGATCGATCCCGACCGTTTCGTGCCGATGTTTGGCATGTATGGCCTGGCCGAGGCAGTGAACGTGCTGTGCGAAAAAGCCGGGATGAAGGGGCGCTACGGCAAGGACGACCGGGCCAACGCGCTGGGGTACCGCATCAGCGAGCAGCTGGCGGCCTTTGTGGAAAATACCCCGGTCAGACATGGCTGGAAGCAGCGCGCCCTGCTGCATGCCCAGTCGGGGATCAGCTCTGACGTCGGCACCACGCCGGGGGCGCGCCTACCCTATGGCGAGGAGCCCGACCCCATCAGCCATCTGCTGGCGGTGGCGCCGCACCACAGGCACTATCACGCCGGGATCAGCGACATCCTGACCCTGGACGAAACCATCAAGCGCAATCCGCAGGCGGTGGTGGAGCTCTGCCTGGGCGCCTTCCGCGCCGGGATGCGCGAGTTCAGCGCCAATATCTCGGGTAACGATCTGGTGCGCGTCACCGGCTATATGGTGCGTCTCTCCGATCTGGAGAAATACCGCGCCGAAGGTTCACGCACCAACACCACCTGGCTGGGTGAAGAGGCCGCCCGCAACACCCGTATCCTGGAGCGCCAGCCGCGCGTGATAAGCCATGAACAACAGATGCGCTTTAGTCAGTAA